In a genomic window of Thermosynechococcus sp. CL-1:
- a CDS encoding DUF3086 domain-containing protein, protein MTDDPTVTDASEPTPEELTALKAQRDALKAEIQALDAEFHRLVHDRLKSLEERQQSLQLTIEQLERRKERIEQELRRNFVGASQELAIRVQGFKEFLVKSMQELAATVEEMELLPPTPAVVETAPAPAATATTPPKLVLDEGFQEEADRIRRLLEQYRSSPNYYGPPWQLRRTFEQVHAERVESWFFDLGGRGALRSLPSRLQNILVASAIISILRDFYGDMLRVLVLADSPERLGDWRRGLQDCLGISRQDFGPDQGVALFESADALAFRADRLEQEDYIPLILIDDSQPQVSLSLLQYPLLLGFAPEPQLRPSRSSDFFE, encoded by the coding sequence ATGACGGATGACCCTACGGTGACTGATGCCTCTGAACCTACCCCAGAGGAACTAACTGCCCTCAAAGCTCAACGGGATGCCCTCAAAGCTGAAATTCAAGCCCTTGATGCTGAGTTTCATCGTCTCGTCCACGATCGCCTCAAGTCCCTTGAAGAGCGGCAACAAAGTCTGCAACTCACGATTGAGCAACTAGAACGGCGCAAGGAACGCATTGAACAGGAGCTCCGCCGCAACTTTGTGGGTGCCTCCCAAGAACTCGCGATTCGAGTGCAGGGGTTCAAGGAATTTCTCGTCAAGAGCATGCAGGAGTTGGCGGCCACCGTTGAGGAAATGGAATTGCTGCCCCCGACGCCCGCTGTCGTGGAAACTGCCCCTGCCCCAGCAGCAACAGCGACAACGCCGCCCAAGTTAGTTCTCGATGAGGGATTTCAGGAGGAAGCGGATCGGATTCGCCGTTTGCTAGAGCAATATCGGAGTAGCCCCAACTACTATGGCCCTCCTTGGCAGTTGCGACGCACGTTTGAGCAAGTTCATGCTGAGCGGGTAGAAAGTTGGTTCTTTGATCTTGGGGGACGGGGTGCCCTGCGATCGCTCCCCAGTCGGTTGCAAAATATCCTTGTTGCCTCGGCAATCATTTCAATCCTGCGGGACTTCTATGGCGATATGTTGCGGGTTTTGGTCTTAGCTGATTCCCCTGAGCGGCTGGGGGACTGGCGACGCGGCTTGCAGGATTGCTTGGGCATTAGTCGCCAAGATTTTGGTCCCGATCAGGGGGTGGCGCTCTTTGAATCTGCGGATGCCTTGGCCTTTCGTGCCGATCGCCTCGAGCAGGAGGACTACATCCCTCTAATTCTTATTGATGATTCCCAACCCCAAGTCAGCCTTTCACTACTGCAATATCCCTTGCTCTTGGGCTTTGCCCCTGAACCCCAGTTGCGTCCTAGCCGTAGTTCTGATTTCTTTGAGTAG
- the plsY gene encoding glycerol-3-phosphate 1-O-acyltransferase PlsY yields MTTALILGLLALASYLLGSIPTGYLLTKALRGIDIREHGSGSTGATNVLRVVGKGPGLVTFLVDVGKGLGAVLLARWVLGQSWSTVPTTWLEFVLLAIAFIAVLAHSKPIWLGWRGGKSVATGLGVLLALNAPTALATFGVFLVVLAASRIVSLSSITAAISLPFWFWFFTQSWPFVGFSVIAGAFVIWRHQSNIQRLLAGTEPRLGASEG; encoded by the coding sequence GTGACCACTGCACTCATCCTTGGACTGCTGGCGCTCGCTAGCTACCTGCTCGGCTCGATTCCCACGGGCTACCTCTTGACCAAAGCGCTGCGGGGGATTGATATTCGTGAGCATGGCTCTGGCTCAACGGGGGCGACCAATGTGCTGCGGGTAGTGGGCAAAGGCCCCGGACTAGTGACGTTTTTAGTCGATGTGGGCAAGGGACTAGGGGCAGTTCTTTTGGCGCGATGGGTTCTGGGGCAATCTTGGAGTACAGTACCGACCACTTGGTTGGAATTTGTGCTGCTGGCGATCGCCTTCATTGCGGTTCTAGCCCACAGTAAGCCGATTTGGTTGGGCTGGCGCGGCGGCAAATCCGTTGCCACTGGTTTAGGGGTGCTCCTTGCCCTCAATGCCCCCACGGCTTTGGCCACCTTTGGGGTGTTTCTCGTGGTCTTGGCGGCCAGCCGCATTGTCTCCCTGAGTTCAATCACTGCTGCTATCTCCTTGCCCTTCTGGTTTTGGTTCTTTACACAGTCGTGGCCCTTTGTCGGCTTTAGCGTGATTGCAGGTGCTTTTGTGATTTGGCGACACCAGAGTAATATCCAACGCCTGCTTGCAGGGACAGAGCCACGGTTGGGCGCCTCGGAAGGATAG
- the argF gene encoding ornithine carbamoyltransferase, translating to METLRGRDLLSIADLSRAEAEYLLDLAAQMKIGKVAPQCPKVLGLLFQKASTRTRVSFTVAMYQLGGQVIDLNPQSMQVGRGEPLPDTARVLDRYLDAVAIRTYGQAELQLFADYARIPVINALTDREHPCQILADLLTLRESFGTLAGLTLCYIGDGNNVAHSLLLGCALLGVNIRVASPPPFAPLPDIVTQAKALSGGKSEVTVLTDPQAAAKGAHALYTDVWASMGQEAEAGDRQPIFQPYQINDQLLALADPRAIVLHCLPAHRDEEITASVLEGPQSRVWEQAENRLHTQKALLATLLG from the coding sequence ATGGAAACACTGCGGGGGCGTGATTTGCTGAGCATCGCCGACCTCTCACGGGCAGAGGCGGAATATCTGCTGGATTTAGCAGCACAGATGAAAATCGGCAAGGTGGCTCCCCAGTGTCCTAAGGTCTTGGGGCTGCTGTTTCAGAAGGCTTCGACCCGTACCCGTGTCAGCTTTACGGTGGCGATGTACCAACTGGGCGGCCAAGTCATTGACCTGAATCCCCAATCCATGCAGGTGGGGCGTGGTGAACCGTTGCCCGATACAGCACGGGTATTGGATCGCTATTTGGATGCGGTGGCGATTCGCACCTATGGTCAGGCAGAACTGCAACTTTTTGCCGACTATGCCCGGATACCTGTGATTAATGCCCTCACCGATCGCGAGCATCCCTGTCAGATTTTGGCGGATTTGCTGACGCTCCGGGAATCCTTTGGCACATTGGCAGGACTGACCCTCTGCTACATTGGCGATGGCAATAATGTGGCGCATTCCTTACTACTGGGCTGTGCCCTCTTGGGGGTGAATATTCGGGTGGCTTCGCCACCGCCGTTTGCCCCTTTGCCCGATATTGTGACGCAAGCCAAGGCATTGAGTGGCGGTAAGAGTGAAGTGACCGTTCTCACGGATCCGCAGGCCGCGGCTAAGGGTGCCCATGCGCTTTACACGGATGTCTGGGCGAGTATGGGACAGGAAGCAGAAGCGGGCGATCGCCAGCCCATTTTTCAGCCCTACCAAATTAATGATCAACTGCTAGCCCTTGCGGATCCACGGGCGATCGTTCTCCATTGCCTGCCGGCTCACCGCGACGAGGAAATTACGGCCAGTGTTCTTGAAGGGCCGCAGTCTCGGGTTTGGGAGCAGGCGGAAAATCGTCTCCATACCCAGAAGGCTCTACTTGCCACTCTCTTGGGATAG
- a CDS encoding ABC transporter permease has product MLYSRWQKFSLSDRLLLVGAVICGAFLLLAVLAPLGQALGWIANPQEFLDFPIHAPPSPQHWFGTNRLGYDVFSRTIFGAQAALQVVLVATLLSLVVGVPLGLLSGYRGGWLDRGLLFFMDTIYTLPGLLLAVTVAFVVGKGVLNAAIALSVAYIPQYYRVVRNHTVSLKNEVFIEAARALGASTPRILQRYLLVNVLPSIPVLFTLNAADAILTLAGLGFLGLGLPPQVPEWGQDLRQALDGLSVGIWWTTLFPGLAMTLLVVGLSLLGEGLGERLDPRQLS; this is encoded by the coding sequence ATGCTCTACTCCCGTTGGCAGAAATTCAGCCTCTCGGATCGGTTATTGCTGGTGGGGGCGGTCATTTGTGGGGCTTTTTTGCTGCTGGCGGTTCTTGCTCCCCTTGGCCAAGCCCTCGGTTGGATTGCCAATCCCCAAGAATTTCTTGACTTTCCGATTCACGCGCCGCCTTCGCCGCAGCACTGGTTTGGTACGAATCGCTTGGGCTATGATGTCTTTTCCCGCACGATTTTTGGTGCCCAAGCGGCTTTGCAGGTGGTCTTGGTGGCAACGCTTTTGAGCTTGGTGGTGGGGGTGCCCTTGGGATTGTTGAGTGGCTACCGCGGGGGCTGGCTCGATCGCGGGTTGCTCTTTTTCATGGATACGATTTACACGTTGCCGGGGCTACTCCTAGCGGTAACGGTGGCCTTTGTGGTCGGCAAGGGGGTGCTCAATGCGGCGATCGCCCTTAGTGTCGCCTATATTCCCCAGTACTATCGCGTTGTGCGCAACCACACGGTGAGCCTAAAAAATGAGGTCTTTATCGAAGCTGCCCGCGCCCTTGGTGCCTCGACCCCCCGCATTCTGCAGCGGTATCTTTTGGTGAATGTGCTTCCCAGTATCCCCGTGCTCTTTACCCTCAATGCTGCCGATGCCATCCTGACCTTGGCAGGGCTGGGGTTCTTGGGCTTAGGGTTACCGCCGCAGGTACCAGAGTGGGGGCAGGATCTACGACAGGCCTTGGATGGGTTGTCGGTGGGCATCTGGTGGACGACGCTCTTTCCGGGGCTAGCCATGACATTGCTGGTCGTGGGTCTGTCGCTCCTTGGTGAGGGTTTGGGAGAACGTCTTGATCCCCGACAGTTGAGTTAA
- the cobU gene encoding bifunctional adenosylcobinamide kinase/adenosylcobinamide-phosphate guanylyltransferase, which yields MPDHVLVTGPSRSGKSEWAEAVATQSEQPVIYIATAIAPPEDTEWLQRIEQHRARRPAEWQLRECPLELAALLRDLPPDHCALVDSLGTWVANCLDQSQDQWQATVTEFLASVQGCAAQLIFVAEEVGWGVVPAYASGRCFRDRLGELCQQLSPLMAEVYLVTTGFALPLHQWGICLRHLRDKLDSQG from the coding sequence ATGCCTGATCATGTCTTGGTGACCGGTCCGAGTCGCAGTGGCAAGAGTGAATGGGCAGAAGCCGTTGCTACCCAAAGCGAACAACCGGTGATTTATATTGCGACGGCGATCGCCCCCCCAGAGGATACAGAATGGTTGCAGCGGATTGAACAGCACCGTGCTCGCCGCCCCGCTGAGTGGCAATTGCGGGAGTGCCCCCTCGAACTGGCTGCCCTGCTGCGTGACCTGCCGCCTGATCATTGTGCCCTTGTGGATTCCTTGGGAACATGGGTGGCCAATTGCCTAGATCAATCTCAAGATCAATGGCAAGCAACCGTTACTGAATTCCTAGCGAGTGTGCAAGGGTGTGCCGCTCAACTCATTTTTGTTGCTGAAGAGGTGGGCTGGGGAGTTGTTCCTGCCTATGCCAGTGGCCGCTGTTTTCGCGATCGCCTAGGGGAACTGTGTCAGCAATTGAGTCCGTTGATGGCGGAAGTGTATCTTGTCACAACTGGCTTTGCACTGCCGCTGCACCAATGGGGTATTTGTCTCAGACATCTTAGGGATAAATTGGACTCGCAAGGATAG
- the radA gene encoding DNA repair protein RadA: MPKAKVLYICRECGAESLQYFGRCPNCGQWNTLDEQVVTPVETAARRTTSRKSTAPHPLSAKALGEISEQTQSRSASGFAELDRVLGGGIVVGSLVLVAGEPGIGKSTLLWQMAATLGQQQRVLYVCAEESAQQVKLRSQRLGIAAPPSLYLLAETDLEVILQELTHLQPHLAIIDSIQAVYLPQLTAAPGSVSQVREGTAALMRLAKREQMSLFIVGHVTKEGAIAGPKVLEHLVDTVLYFEGDRFASHRLVRAVKNRFGASQEIGVFEMGAQGLAEVTNPSALFLGDREPTPGTATIVACEGTRPLVVELQSLVSPTSYPSPRRTATGIEYNRFLQILAVLEKRLGVPLSKLDAYVASAGGLNVAEPAADLGVAVAVVASFRDRWVQPQTVIIGEVGLGGQVRAVSQLELRLREALKLGFRRAIIPESQACAIAGLEIYPVHRVTDAIVAALAAMTTEESP, encoded by the coding sequence ATGCCCAAGGCCAAGGTACTGTATATCTGCCGCGAGTGTGGTGCCGAGTCTCTGCAATACTTTGGTCGCTGTCCCAACTGTGGTCAGTGGAATACCCTTGATGAGCAGGTGGTTACCCCTGTAGAGACCGCTGCTCGACGCACAACCTCCCGAAAATCGACCGCTCCCCACCCCCTCAGCGCCAAGGCCTTAGGAGAGATTAGCGAACAGACCCAGAGCCGTTCTGCCTCTGGATTTGCTGAGTTGGATCGGGTTTTGGGAGGGGGGATTGTGGTTGGCTCCCTCGTGTTGGTGGCCGGCGAACCGGGAATTGGCAAGTCCACGCTTTTGTGGCAGATGGCAGCCACCTTGGGGCAACAGCAGCGGGTGCTCTATGTCTGTGCAGAGGAATCGGCGCAGCAGGTGAAATTGCGATCGCAACGCTTGGGCATTGCTGCCCCCCCTTCCCTTTATCTCTTGGCCGAGACGGATTTAGAGGTCATCCTGCAGGAACTTACCCATCTGCAACCCCATCTGGCGATTATTGATAGCATCCAAGCGGTGTATCTGCCCCAACTGACGGCTGCCCCCGGCTCGGTGTCTCAGGTCCGTGAGGGCACAGCCGCCTTGATGCGCTTAGCCAAGCGGGAGCAAATGAGTTTATTTATTGTGGGGCATGTCACAAAGGAAGGGGCGATCGCCGGTCCGAAGGTGCTGGAACATTTGGTGGATACCGTGCTCTACTTTGAGGGCGATCGCTTTGCCAGTCACCGCCTCGTACGCGCTGTCAAAAACCGCTTTGGTGCTAGTCAAGAAATTGGCGTTTTTGAAATGGGCGCGCAGGGCTTAGCCGAGGTCACAAATCCTTCCGCGCTGTTTTTGGGCGATCGCGAGCCAACCCCCGGTACCGCCACCATTGTGGCCTGTGAAGGCACCCGTCCGCTTGTGGTTGAGTTGCAAAGTTTGGTCAGCCCCACCAGTTATCCCTCTCCGCGCCGCACGGCCACGGGCATTGAGTACAATCGCTTTTTGCAAATTCTCGCCGTCCTAGAAAAGCGCCTAGGGGTGCCCCTCTCGAAGCTAGATGCCTACGTGGCGTCCGCTGGCGGGCTGAATGTGGCGGAACCCGCTGCTGATCTCGGGGTGGCGGTGGCTGTTGTGGCCAGTTTTCGCGATCGCTGGGTACAACCCCAAACCGTGATCATTGGCGAAGTGGGCTTAGGGGGACAGGTGCGAGCGGTTTCCCAGTTAGAATTACGGCTGCGGGAGGCGCTGAAGTTGGGATTTCGCCGTGCCATTATTCCCGAAAGCCAAGCCTGTGCGATCGCGGGGCTAGAAATTTATCCTGTACATCGTGTCACCGATGCCATTGTGGCTGCCCTTGCCGCCATGACCACTGAGGAATCCCCCTGA
- a CDS encoding FKBP-type peptidyl-prolyl cis-trans isomerase, protein MVRQRVHRAYGWLLCGIVLVVVWLVAAPIAIASVPLEASTEAAGLMGNPKVVTTPSGLQYEDMVVGSGAQPQVGDRVTVHYTGMLTDGRIFDSSRDRGQPFQFQIGVGQVIKGWDEGVGSMHVGGQRRLIIPPNLGYGARGAGGVIPPNATLIFDVELLGVQ, encoded by the coding sequence ATGGTAAGACAACGGGTGCATCGAGCCTACGGCTGGCTCCTCTGTGGTATTGTCCTAGTAGTGGTATGGTTGGTGGCCGCTCCGATCGCGATCGCCAGTGTGCCGCTGGAAGCGTCAACGGAGGCTGCGGGACTTATGGGGAATCCAAAGGTGGTGACCACTCCTTCAGGTTTGCAATACGAAGATATGGTTGTCGGCTCAGGGGCGCAGCCTCAAGTGGGCGATCGGGTAACGGTGCACTACACAGGAATGCTCACCGATGGCCGCATTTTTGATAGCTCCCGCGATCGCGGTCAGCCCTTCCAATTTCAAATTGGTGTCGGTCAAGTCATCAAAGGCTGGGATGAAGGAGTTGGCTCAATGCACGTCGGGGGGCAGCGGCGGCTGATTATTCCCCCGAACCTAGGCTATGGTGCACGCGGTGCCGGCGGGGTCATTCCCCCTAATGCGACGCTGATTTTTGACGTTGAACTTTTGGGTGTGCAATAG
- a CDS encoding phasin family protein, with the protein MNQQNLLQQLLLIGVGTTSLVAEKLRQVSDQWVKEGRLNADQAKAMVDEVLAHLKEDAASLDEAVQRQTRQFLESLGVPQQSEIDELRGRIDRLERDVRELKNRSW; encoded by the coding sequence ATGAACCAGCAAAATCTGCTTCAGCAATTGCTTTTAATTGGTGTCGGCACCACCTCCCTTGTGGCCGAGAAGTTGCGTCAAGTGAGCGACCAATGGGTGAAAGAGGGACGCCTCAATGCCGATCAGGCCAAGGCAATGGTGGATGAAGTCCTTGCCCACCTCAAAGAAGATGCCGCCTCCCTCGATGAAGCGGTGCAACGACAAACGCGCCAGTTTCTAGAGAGCTTGGGGGTGCCACAACAGTCAGAAATTGATGAACTGCGGGGACGCATTGATCGCCTAGAACGGGACGTTAGGGAGTTAAAAAATCGCTCATGGTAA
- the secG gene encoding preprotein translocase subunit SecG: MIEKIAIGLWAFSAVGLIVLVLLHSPKGDGLGGIGGQAQLFTSTKSAEATLNRATWTLTVLFMALTVALSAGWLRSI, translated from the coding sequence ATGATTGAAAAAATTGCCATTGGTCTGTGGGCATTTTCAGCAGTTGGCCTGATTGTATTGGTCTTGCTCCACAGTCCCAAGGGGGATGGCCTCGGTGGTATTGGCGGTCAAGCCCAGCTCTTTACCAGCACCAAAAGTGCAGAAGCGACCTTAAACCGTGCCACGTGGACTTTGACAGTGTTGTTTATGGCGCTTACCGTTGCTCTGAGTGCTGGTTGGCTGCGCTCAATTTAG
- a CDS encoding GNAT family N-acetyltransferase — protein sequence MSFSFAIRAATPADVPIIFQLIQALAAYEKLSHAVTGTEEALRQHLFGDRPYAEVLLAHTPTDVIGYALFFTTYSTFLTRPGLWLEDLFVLPAYRRQGVGTALLKALARLASDRDYGRIEWSVLDWNTPAIQFYERIGATVLPDWRICRLSGDVLKHFGHPDEPV from the coding sequence GTGTCTTTCTCCTTTGCGATTCGTGCAGCGACCCCGGCGGATGTTCCAATCATCTTCCAACTGATCCAAGCGCTTGCAGCCTATGAAAAGCTCAGCCACGCAGTAACGGGCACAGAGGAAGCGCTGCGGCAGCATTTGTTTGGCGATCGCCCCTATGCCGAGGTACTCCTTGCCCATACCCCCACAGACGTTATTGGCTATGCCCTGTTTTTCACCACCTACTCCACATTCCTCACCCGCCCCGGCCTTTGGCTAGAGGATTTGTTTGTCCTCCCCGCCTATCGGCGTCAAGGGGTGGGCACTGCTCTTCTGAAGGCATTAGCCCGGCTAGCCAGCGATCGCGACTATGGCCGTATCGAGTGGAGCGTCTTGGACTGGAATACTCCCGCGATTCAATTCTATGAGCGCATCGGTGCGACTGTGCTACCTGACTGGCGTATCTGCCGCCTCAGTGGTGATGTTCTCAAGCACTTCGGACATCCTGACGAGCCTGTGTGA
- a CDS encoding serine/threonine-protein kinase — protein sequence MAQLIGEILGDRYELLRELGSHPGRRTYLALDRRRYEQVVLKLLLFGGGMTWDDFKLFEREAAVLQTLDHPAIPRYLDYFEINTPDLKGFALVQTYIEAKSLATWQAEGRVFSEEDLRLLADRLLDILIYLHGRQPPVIHRDIKPTNILLGDRSGHDLGKVYLVDFGAVQTAIAGSTRTVVGTYGYMPPEQFGGKTLPASDLYALGMTLIYLATGTPPDELPQKELRVQFQPLVSLSPPFIRWLEKMVAPALEERFDSATAARQALKRLDTSPHEASLITKTPPYGSRLQVRETPQGLLVQIPPVGFNVSLLFLIPFAVAWNGFLVVWYSLAISSGFWLMAVFATGHLAVGLGLIGGILYMLLGWQVLMVTRKDLRFYEHILGFRWRRPKVLPLEVIEQIEFQPHSTYRDREGDRQELSSKLVIRAGSQAIELTENALSVTSRDLEWLAYTLGRYLGRRVTQARQDVRSA from the coding sequence GTGGCGCAGCTCATTGGTGAAATTTTGGGCGATCGCTATGAACTCCTGCGCGAACTGGGGTCTCATCCGGGGCGGCGCACCTATCTGGCGTTGGATCGGCGGCGCTATGAACAGGTGGTGCTGAAGCTGCTGCTTTTTGGTGGCGGCATGACATGGGACGACTTTAAGCTCTTTGAACGGGAAGCGGCTGTGCTGCAAACCTTGGATCATCCGGCCATTCCCCGCTATCTCGACTACTTTGAAATCAATACCCCTGATCTCAAGGGCTTTGCTTTGGTGCAAACCTACATTGAGGCAAAATCCCTCGCCACATGGCAAGCAGAAGGACGAGTGTTTAGTGAAGAGGATTTGCGGCTGTTGGCCGATCGCCTGCTGGATATTTTGATCTATCTCCATGGCCGTCAACCACCGGTGATTCACCGCGATATTAAGCCGACAAATATTCTCTTGGGCGATCGCTCCGGTCATGATCTTGGCAAGGTCTATCTTGTGGACTTTGGGGCGGTACAAACCGCGATCGCAGGCAGCACCCGAACCGTGGTGGGTACCTATGGCTATATGCCCCCGGAACAATTCGGCGGTAAAACCCTACCCGCCAGTGATCTCTACGCCTTGGGCATGACCCTCATCTACTTAGCAACCGGCACTCCCCCCGATGAGCTGCCGCAAAAGGAACTGCGGGTTCAATTTCAACCCTTGGTCTCCTTGAGTCCCCCTTTTATCCGCTGGCTCGAAAAAATGGTCGCGCCCGCCCTTGAGGAGCGATTTGACTCCGCGACTGCGGCTCGCCAAGCCCTAAAGCGACTGGACACATCACCCCACGAGGCCTCACTCATAACAAAAACGCCGCCCTACGGCTCCCGCCTACAGGTGAGAGAAACACCCCAAGGGCTACTGGTGCAAATTCCCCCGGTTGGATTTAATGTCAGTCTCCTCTTCCTGATTCCCTTTGCAGTGGCTTGGAATGGGTTTTTGGTCGTCTGGTACAGTCTAGCGATTAGTTCTGGCTTTTGGCTGATGGCTGTTTTTGCTACTGGTCATCTTGCTGTCGGTTTAGGCCTCATTGGCGGCATTCTTTACATGCTATTGGGATGGCAGGTGCTGATGGTCACCCGTAAGGATCTGCGCTTCTATGAACATATCCTTGGTTTCCGCTGGCGTCGTCCCAAAGTCCTGCCGCTTGAAGTGATTGAACAGATTGAATTTCAGCCCCACAGCACGTACCGCGATCGCGAGGGCGATCGCCAAGAGCTATCGAGCAAACTGGTGATTCGTGCCGGTAGCCAAGCGATCGAACTGACTGAAAATGCCCTTAGCGTGACCTCAAGGGATCTGGAATGGTTGGCCTACACCCTTGGCCGCTATCTGGGGCGACGGGTCACACAGGCTCGTCAGGATGTCCGAAGTGCTTGA
- a CDS encoding phytoene/squalene synthase family protein has product MIQMVLENPVSVKDAERFCQEILPQVSRTFALSIRFLPGNLGRAVLVAYLICRIADTVEDDPVASIPAKTALLDHLLECFDSADLANSYGETARGVQGEPAHVQLVKNTRLVFALYRSLPLTSQQHVQRWVSEMVHGMKKFINLYPNGIRIQTLDEYKEYCYYVAGTVGYLLTDLWYEHSPSIGADEYQVLLKRCAAFGEALQTVNILKDIAWDAEHENSIYIPNESLLLQGSSHQSILSAEHLEQNHAAIKELIALAWHDLDEAQAYLLSVPKAAIPIRLFCVLPLLFAYATLRELTHSTAMLQPGGVVKISRAEVKSLMVMGPLSILSNHSLRWLIGQVRQKPFILGGL; this is encoded by the coding sequence ATGATTCAAATGGTGCTGGAGAACCCAGTTTCCGTCAAGGATGCTGAGCGCTTTTGCCAAGAGATACTCCCCCAAGTCTCGCGCACATTTGCCCTCAGTATTCGCTTCCTCCCCGGAAATTTGGGTCGGGCGGTTCTTGTGGCCTATCTCATCTGTCGCATTGCCGATACCGTTGAGGATGATCCGGTCGCCAGTATCCCCGCAAAAACAGCTCTATTGGATCACCTGCTGGAGTGTTTTGACAGTGCCGATCTAGCCAATAGCTATGGTGAAACGGCACGGGGGGTTCAGGGGGAGCCAGCCCATGTCCAACTGGTGAAAAATACGAGACTCGTCTTTGCCCTCTACCGTTCTTTGCCCCTCACGTCCCAACAGCACGTCCAACGCTGGGTGAGCGAAATGGTGCATGGGATGAAAAAGTTTATTAACCTCTATCCCAATGGCATTCGCATTCAAACCCTCGATGAATATAAGGAGTACTGTTATTACGTCGCGGGTACCGTTGGCTATCTCCTGACGGATTTGTGGTACGAGCATTCCCCCAGCATTGGTGCCGATGAATACCAAGTACTCCTCAAGCGCTGCGCTGCCTTTGGTGAAGCGCTGCAAACGGTGAATATTCTCAAGGATATTGCTTGGGATGCGGAGCACGAAAACTCGATCTATATCCCCAATGAATCTCTGCTGCTCCAAGGCAGTAGCCACCAGTCCATCCTCAGTGCTGAACATCTTGAGCAAAATCATGCCGCCATTAAGGAATTGATTGCCCTTGCTTGGCATGATCTCGATGAAGCTCAAGCCTACTTGCTATCCGTGCCCAAGGCGGCAATTCCGATTCGCCTCTTTTGCGTGCTGCCGCTGCTCTTTGCCTATGCCACCCTACGGGAACTCACTCACTCGACGGCGATGCTGCAACCGGGAGGGGTAGTTAAAATTAGCCGTGCAGAGGTGAAATCCCTGATGGTCATGGGGCCTTTATCGATTCTCAGTAACCACAGTCTGCGCTGGCTGATTGGCCAAGTACGGCAAAAGCCTTTCATCCTTGGCGGACTTTAG
- a CDS encoding 6-carboxytetrahydropterin synthase encodes MNCIIHRRAEFAASHRYWLPEWSEAENLARFGANSRFPGHGHNYELFVSMGGVVDDFGMVLNLSDVKHIIRREVIEPLNFSYLNEVWPEFQATLPTTEHIARVIWDRLSPHLPLVRIQLFEHPRLWADYTGGPMEAYLSVGAHFSAAHRLALEDLSYEENCRIYGKCARPHGHGHNYHVEITVKGAIHPRTGMIVDLIKLEEVLKEQVIEPLDHTFLNKDIPYFATVVPTAENIAIYIAQLLQEPIRQLGATLHKVKLIESPNNSCEILCEELPPRDGVLSGVLPVLERV; translated from the coding sequence ATGAATTGTATTATTCACCGCCGTGCTGAGTTTGCCGCCAGTCATCGCTACTGGTTGCCAGAATGGTCTGAAGCAGAGAATTTGGCTCGGTTTGGTGCCAATAGTCGCTTTCCCGGCCACGGTCATAACTATGAGTTGTTTGTTTCAATGGGCGGCGTTGTTGATGACTTTGGCATGGTGTTGAACCTATCGGATGTCAAGCACATCATTCGCCGTGAAGTCATTGAACCCCTGAATTTTTCCTATCTCAATGAGGTGTGGCCAGAGTTTCAAGCCACATTACCCACGACTGAACATATTGCACGGGTGATTTGGGATCGACTCTCTCCCCATTTACCCCTTGTGCGCATTCAACTGTTTGAACACCCCCGCCTTTGGGCGGACTACACGGGAGGCCCTATGGAAGCCTATCTTTCTGTTGGTGCTCACTTTAGTGCGGCGCATCGTCTAGCCCTTGAGGATCTCAGCTACGAAGAAAACTGCCGCATCTATGGCAAGTGTGCTCGCCCCCACGGCCATGGCCACAACTACCACGTGGAGATTACGGTCAAGGGGGCGATTCATCCGCGGACGGGCATGATTGTTGATTTGATCAAGCTCGAGGAGGTGCTCAAGGAACAGGTGATTGAACCTTTGGATCACACGTTTTTGAATAAAGATATTCCCTATTTTGCGACGGTGGTGCCGACGGCAGAGAATATCGCCATTTACATTGCCCAGTTGTTGCAGGAGCCGATTCGCCAGTTGGGGGCGACGCTGCATAAGGTGAAGTTGATTGAAAGTCCCAATAACTCTTGCGAAATTCTCTGTGAGGAATTGCCCCCTCGCGATGGGGTGCTCAGTGGTGTGCTGCCAGTGTTGGAGCGAGTCTAG